One Camelus ferus isolate YT-003-E chromosome 21, BCGSAC_Cfer_1.0, whole genome shotgun sequence genomic region harbors:
- the IER5 gene encoding immediate early response gene 5 protein: MEFKLEAHRIVSISLGKIYNSRVQRGGIKLHKNLLVSLVLRSARQVYLSDPCPGLYLAGHPGTPAPPQQLGEPAAGPPAGWGEPPPPAARSAWPEPEPQPERPAVPEVLRTGDAETAAAVTGTGDALQGGEGEAAEAAWRRVEGPRETAAGGAGGPAGGSDVFPEGPRPARRPCGCPPGDEDTLSAAPRMDCCRTPRPAGDQPPATPPVCPRKRGAAGVGGGPAGCPAPGSTPLKKPRRNLEEQSGGAAVAAEEEEMETGNVANLISIFGSSFSGLLRKSPGGGREEAEGEETGPEATEPGQICCDKPVLRDINPWSTAIVAF; encoded by the coding sequence atggAGTTCAAACTGGAGGCTCATCGCATCGTCAGCATCTCGCTGGGCAAAATCTACAATTCGCGGGTCCAGCGCGGCGGCATCAAGCTGCACAAGAACCTCCTGGTCTCGCTGGTGCTCCGCAGCGCCCGCCAGGTCTACCTTAGCGACCCGTGCCCCGGCCTCTACCTGGCGGGTCACCCGGGGACCCCGGCGCCGCCGCAGCAGCTCGGGGAGCCGGCGGCCGGTCCACCCGCGGGCTGGGGGGAGCCGCCCCCGCCGGCCGCCCGCTCCGCCTGGCCGGAACCCGAGCCGCAGCCGGAGCGCCCCGCCGTCCCAGAAGTGCTACGGACGGGTGACGCGGAGACCGCGGCCGCGGTGACGGGCACCGGGGACGCACTTCAGGGCGGAGAGGGGGAGGCGGCGGAAGCTGCTTGGCGCCGCGTGGAGGGACCGCGAGAGACGGCGGCCGGAGGCGCCGGGGGCCCTGCCGGAGGCTCGGACGTTTTCCCGGAGGGGCCCCGGCCAGCGCGCCGCCCCTGCGGCTGTCCCCCGGGGGACGAGGACACGCTGAGCGCGGCCCCCCGTATGGACTGCTGCCGTACGCCGCGCCCCGCCGGGGACCAGCCCCCCGCAACGCCCCCCGTCTGCCCCAGGAAGCGCGGTGCGGCGGGAGTGGGCGGCGGCCCCGCGGGCTGCCCGGCGCCCGGCTCTACCCCGCTCAAGAAACCCCGCCGGAACTTAGAGGAGCAGTCGGGCGGGGCGGCGGTGGcagcggaggaggaggagatggagaccGGTAACGTGGCTAACCTCATCAGCATCTTCGGTTCCAGCTTCTCGGGACTCTTACGGAAAAGCCCCGGGGGCGGCCGGGAGGAAGCCGAGGGAGAGGAGACCGGTCCGGAAGCCACCGAGCCCGGGCAGATCTGCTGCGATAAGCCGGTGCTGAGAGACATTAACCCTTGGAGCACTGCCATCGTGGCCTTCTGA